Genomic window (Methanocaldococcus sp.):
ACCAGTAACTATTGCATCAGCTCCTGCTAAAACTTTTTCATAGGCAATTTCTGGCTTTCTAATTCCTCCACCAACTATTATATTGATATTAGATAGTTTTTTTGATAAAGCTATTGTTTCATTATTCACTGGATACTCTGCCCCACTACCAGCCTCTAAATAAGCCCATCTCATTCCAAAGAACTTTGCTGATAAACAATACATGGCTGTAATATTTGGTTTATTCTGTGGGATTTCTCTAATTTCCCCAATGTAACCAACTGCTGTTTTTCTTACTGGCTCTATACAGAGATAAGCCATAGGAATAGGCTCTAACTTGTATTTTAAAATTGTTATCGCCCCTAAAGTTGGAGCAGTTACAACCCAGTAAGTATTTGTTGAATTCATTAAACTCATATAAAAAACAGCATCAGCATACTTTGATAATCCATCTACATTCCCAGGAAATAAAAGTATAGGAAGTTTAGTTATCTTTTTTATAGTTTTCACTTTCTCATCTAAATCAATTATTCCAATACTACCTCCAACCATTATAGCATCTGCATAATCCTTAATTTTTTCTGATATTTCTTCAATATTTTCCTCTTCTGGGTCTAATAAAGTTAAATAAACTGCTCCTTCTTCTTCAATAATTTGTGTTAATTTTTTCTCAACCTTTCCTATTTTTATTTCCATACTTTCACCAAAATAGAAGATTGAAATTTTAAAATAAATCTAAAAGATTATATTTAAAAATAGCAATTATTTACTATTCACTTTTCAATTATTGTTTCCTTTATAGCCATCCCAAAATGTCTCGCATATTCATCTGGTCTTATTAAAACTTTGTCTCCTGGTTTTAAATCTACAACAGAAACTGGTTCTCCTTTTTCATTCACCAATCTTATAGTTTCAGCGTTTTGTAATATTGTTCTAATTATATCTCCTTTATACTCTGCCTCAATTAATATTAAGGGTCTTCTTTCAATTTTAACTCTGCCAACTATTGCCTCTCTTGCGTTACCATCCTTATCAACTATTAAAACCTTATCTCCTGCCTTTAATTCACTTAAATATTTTGTTTTATTTCCTGGGCATAATATATAGGCATGAACAGGTCCTGCATTAACTCTGAAAGGTCTTGTAGATACATAAGGATTTTCCACAGTTTCAGAATGCACTAAGAATAAACCTCTTGAATATGAACCAATTAACATTCCCTCCCCAATGTTCATTAAAGAACAGGTATCAATACAAACCCTATCTCCACTACCTATTGGTTCTACTTTTGTAATAGTTGCTACATCTAATTTTACTTTCTCTTTATTCATATCTTCAATTAGTTTTGATAATTCTTTTATATCTTCAATGTTTTTTAGATTGAATAGAACTCCATCCGTCCCTTTTTCTAAAATCTCATAGGCAACTTTTGCCTCATCAACTGAATCAACACTTGCAATAATCTTTACATCTCTATTAAATAAATCTGCTATTAAGTTTTCTAATGGAATTATAGTCCAATCTCTACCCTCTAATATAATATTATCAACAAAGCCATATCTTGCAACTTCTGAAGCAAATTCTTCATCTTCTTTTGACTCTATAGGAATGTATATAGCAGTTTCTTTCCCTAAATTTTTTGCCTCTTTTAAAAATTCTAAGTTGTCATCTTTATTTATTAAAACGATGTCAGCATCCAAAGAATTTGAAGCAACTTTAATATTACCCAATTCTTTAATTTTTTCAATATCTTCTGGCTCAGCAACAATTACGGGAATTGATGACTCCAAAGCCATTTTTACAATTTCTTTCTTATCTTCCCAATTATCTCCTGTAACTCTAACCCATCCAAATTTCATATTTTCACCTATTCACAAAATATTAACATTAAAAATAGTCCGTAATGATGATATATATATCTTATAATTTATAATAGATTACAATGTCTCTTTATTATTTCGCTTTCATCTAAGTTTAATTTTTTCATAATTTCGGCAATAACTAAATCTAAGAATATTAATGCCATTTCTTCAAATGCTGTTCCCATTGGTAAGTAATTTGATTTTTTAATAGGTAATTGTATGGTTAAATCTACCAACTTTATTATAGAGCCACTCTCACAAACAATAGCAACAATATTATTATTTATCTTTTTAGCCTTTTTAGCTACAATTAAAACACTCTCTGTCTTTCCACTACCTGTTATTAAAATTAATAAATCATCCTTTTCGTAAGATGGCGTTGTTGTATCTCCAACAAAATAAGAGTTAAAGCCAAGATGCATCAATCTCATAGCAAAGGATCTTCCTACATATCCACTTCTTCCTACCCCAAATACAAAAATTTTTTTTGCATTAATTATTTTATGTACTAATAAATTCATTTTTTGTTTCCATTCATCTTCAATATAAAAATTTTTTAATATATTAATATTTTGTAAAACAATTTCAAGTTCTTCCAATTTCGACACCTATCGAATTTATTTTCATAAATATATCCAAATTTATTGATTAATATTTTAAAAATAAAAACAAATTTAATTTAAAAATTAAAAATGGTGGGGGTGCTGGGATTTGAACCCAGGTCCAGGGATTTCTCCTGCCATGGTCCAGTGCCCTATAGGCATCTGGAGTCCCCGATGATAGACCTGGCTACACCACACCCCCTCATTAACAACACATATAAAAAATTATAAGGGAATATTTAAACTTTACGGTTTATAGGTTTTAAATATAACGATGAATTTTTATTAAAAATAGTATTTTAGTTTCTTTTATATATCAGATTTTACTTCTTTATTGTTTATATTAAAATCTATATAACTTATCAAAGGTGTAAATTATGATTTTATTAGACGAAAATACAAGAGCAATAGTTCAAGGAATAACTGGAAAACAGGGAAGTTTTCATACAAAAAAAATGTTAGAATGTGGAACAAAAATTGTTGGTGGAGTTACTCCAGGAAAGGGAGGAATGAATGTTCATGGAGTTCCAGTTTTTGATACTGTTAAAGAGGCAGTTAAAGAAACAGATGCTAATGCATCGGTAATTTTTGTTCCAGCACCATTTGCTAAGGATGCTGTTTTTGAAGCAATAGATGCAGGATTGGATTTAATTGTCGTTATAACTGAGCATATTCCTATTCAGGATACAATGGAATTCGTAAATTATGCAGAAGATTTAGGAGTTAAAATTATTGGTCCTAATACACCAGGAATAGCCTCTCCAAAAGTAGGAAAACTTGGAATTATACCAATGGAAGTTTTAAATGTTGGTAATATAGGAATAGTTTCAAGAAGTGGAACTTTAACTTATGAGATTGCACATCAAATAAAAAAGGCAGGTTTAGGAGTATCAACATGTGTAGGAATTGGCGGAGATCCGATAACTGGGTTAAGATATAAAGAAATTTTAGAGCTATTTGAAGAGGATGATGAAACTGAGGCTGTTGTATTAATTGGAGAAATTGGAGGAGGTGCTGAGGAAGAGGCAAGTAAGTTTATAAAAAAGATGAAAAAGCCAGTTATAGGATATATTGCAGGACAGTCTGCTCCAGAAGGTAAAAGAATGGGGCATGCAGGGGCAATAATTGAAAAAGGAAAGGGAACTGCTGAGAGTAAAATGAAAGCCTTAAAAGAAGCAGGGGCTTATGTGGCAAAAAGAATATCAGATATCCCAAAAATACTAATAGAAATTAATAGAGATTAGAAAACCTAATATCCATAAATGTATAAAGTAATGGATATATGATAACATAAAATTTAAATGAAAAACTTTATATTTTATTTTTTAAAATTAATTTTTAACTTTTCCACATAGGGGGATAATATGTCAAAAAGAGTATTATTAAAACTGTTTATTGAAGAAAAGAATATTAATAAGGCTATAAATATTATGACCATGGCTAAAATTTCTGGATTCTTTTTGCATAAATATAGGGGTATATCAGCAGATAAGTTTAAAACTCTAAAAAAGGAGGATTTAGAAGATATTAATAAAGTTTATGAAATTATAAATAAAGAATCTGATAAAGCTGTTATTATAGGAACAGTTGTTAAAGAAGAGAAATCTAAAAAAATAGAGGAATTACTAAAAGAAAAAATGTTAAATGATAAATGGACATTAATTAAAATCCCAATATTAAAAGTTAAGGTTCATAAGGTTTAAAGGTGAAAGAATGAAAATTTTACTGTATTTATTCGTCGAAAGTGAAAATGTTGGGAAGGCAATAAATGCATTATCAGAGGGAGGAATAACAGGATTTTTTTTATATGATTATAAAGGGATGTCTCCTCAGGATTGGCACGGATTTTTGTTAGATGAAGATCCTGAAATGGCTATAAAGGCTGTTAGCGATTTAGCACAAAATGCTATCTTAATTGGTACTGTTGTTAGTGAAAGCAAACTTATGGAGTTAGAAAAAATTATAGACGAAAAACTTGCTGATTGTAAATACACTATAATTGAAATCCCAATAGAGGGAATTATTGTAAATATGCCTTAAATGAGGAGATGATATGGGTAGAAGAGGAAGACCAAAGATACCAAGATTTATATCTGAGGAACCTAAGTTTAGAATATTTAAACCTCATGGAGTACCTTTTGGACATTTAGATAAAGTTGTATTAACAGTAGATGAATTAGAGGCTATTAGGTTAGTTGATTATATGGACTTTACTCAGGAAGAGGCGGCAAAGTTAATGGGTATTTCAAGAAGAGTATTGTGGAGTTTATTAAAAGAAGGTAGGAAAAAGATATCTGATGCATTGATAAATGGAAAAATCATAATTATTGAAGGTGGTTTTTACAAAATTAGAGAATGTGGTTTTTGTATGAGAAATAGATTTGGAATAAAAAAACATTGTAGGAATATAAACAATATGAATGGTGAGTAGTTATGATACTATTGGAAGTAAATAATGTAACAAAAAAGTTTGGAGATAAGGTAGTTTTAAAAAATATTTCATTTAAATTGGAGGAAGGAGAATCCTTAGGTATATTAGGAAGAAGTGGAGCAGGAAAATCAGTTTTATTACATATGTTAAGAGGTATGGAAGGTTATGAGCCTACTGAGGGAAATATTATTTATCATGTCTCATACTGTGAAAAGTGTGGATATGTAGATGTTCCTTCGAAGGCAGGTTCTCCATGTAAAAAGTGTGGAAACACTCTAAAAAAGATAGATGTAGATTTTTGGAATGATAAAAAATACACATATAATTTAAAAAAGAAAATTGCTATAATGCTTCAAAGAACATTTGCCTTATATGGAGAGAAAACAGTTATTGAGAATATTTTGGAAGCTTTGTATCAGGCAGGTTATGAAGGAAAAGAGGCTATAAATAAGGCGTTAGAATTAATTAAGATGGTTAAGTTAGAGCATAGAATTACTCACATTGCAAGAGATTTAAGTGGTGGAGAGAAGCAGAGAGTAGTTTTAGCAAGGCAAATAGCAAAAGAGCCATTTATATTTTTAGCAGACGAACCAACAGGAACATTAGACCCTCAAACTGCTAAGTTAGTTCATAAGGCATTAAAAGATTTAGTTATAAATAACAATATAAGTTTAATTTTAACTTCACACTGGCCAGAAGTTATTGCTGAATTAACAGAGAGGGCTATTTGGTTAGATAAAGGAGAAATTATAATGGAAGGTACATCAGAGGAAGTTTATAATAAATTTATGGAATCTGTAAAAGAGTTCCAAAAACCAAAAGTTGAAATAGAAATTAAAGAAGATATTATAAAATTGGAGCATATATCTAAACACTACTGTTCAGTTGAAAGAGGTGTTATTAAAGCTGTAGATGATGTAACACTCAATATAAGAGAAAACGAAATATTTGGAATAGTTGGGACAAGTGGGGCTGGAAAAACAACATTGGCAAAAATTATTGCAGGAGTTCTTCCACCATCAAAAGGAAAGTATTGGTTTAGAGTAGGAGATGAATGGGTAGATATGACAAAGCCCGGATTAAATGGAAGAGGTAGAGCTAAGAGATATATTGGAATATTATTCCAAGAGTATGCATTGTATCCTCATAGAACTATATTGGAGAACTTAACAGAGGCAATAGGTTTAGAACTACCAGACGAATTTGCAAGAATGAAGGCAGTTTATACTTTAACTTCAGTTGGATTTAGTGAAGAGGAGGCTGAGGAAATCTTAGATAAGTATCCTAATGAATTGAGTGTTGGAGAAAGGCATAGATGTGCTTTAGCGCAAGTTTTAATAAAGGAGCCAAGAGTTGTTATATTAGATGAGCCAACAGGAACTATGGACCCTATAACAAGAAATATAGTTGCAGAATCCATCTTAAAATCAAGAATTGAGTTAGAGCAAACATATATTATAGTTTCTCACGATATGGATTTCGTATTAAATGTTTGTGATAGAGCCGGGTTAATGAGAAATGGTAAATTAATCAAAGTAGGAAAGCCAGAAGAAATTGTTCCATTATTAACTAAAGAAGAAAAACAAGAGATGTTCAATAAGTAAAATTTAAGTTTAGAATTTTTATTAACTTTAATTATTTATATTAGTTTATGTAATGTTTTATAAATTGTTAAACTAAAAACCTAACAAATATTTTTAAAATTTTACATAAATCTTAAATTTTAAGTTCATTTTTGTTTAATATTGTAAGCCATTATTTATTGTCTTTTTTTAAAAAAGCAAAAAAATTTTTATTAAAATGGGTGATAGTTTGGAATTTTCGGAGTGGTATTCTGAAATACTGGAAAAGGCAGGAATTTATGATGTTAGATATCCAATAAAAGGATGTGGAATTTATCTACCTTATGGATTTAAAATCAGAAAATATACATTTGAAATAATTAGGGATTTGTTAGATAAAAGTGGGCATGAGGAAGTTTTATTCCCATTGTTAATTCCAGAAAATCTATTGGCTAAAGAAGGAGAGCATATAAAAGGATTTGAAGATGAGGTTTATTGGGTAACTCATGGAGGAAAGAATCCATTAGATGTTAAATTAGCATTAAGACCTACATCTGAAACTGCAATATACTATATGATGAAACTTTGGGTAAAGGTTCATACTGACTTACCTATAAAAATTTATCAAATTGTCAATACTTTTAGATATGAAACAAAGCACACAAGGCCTTTAATTAGATTGAGAGAAATAATGACTTTTAAAGAGGCACATACAGCACATTCTACAAAAGAAGAGGCAGAGAATCAAATTAAAGAAGCAATATCAATTTATAAAAAATTCTTTGACACCTTAGGAATTCCATACTTAATTTCAAAGAGACCAGAATGGGACAAATTTCCAGGGGCAGAATATACAGTTGCCTTCGATACTATATTCCCAGACGGTAGAGCGATGCAAATAGCAACAGTTCATAATTTAGGGCAGAATTTTTCAAGGACTTTTGAAATTATATTTGAAACTCCAACAGGAGATAAGGATTATGCTTATCAAACCTGCTATGGTATTTCAGATAGAGTTATTGCTTCAATTATAGCAATACACGGAGATGAAAAAGGATTAATTCTACCCCCAATAGTAGCACCAATACAAATAGTTATAGTCCCATTAATCTTTAAAGGACAGGAAGATTTAGTTTTAAATAAGGCAGAAGAGATTTATAAAAGATTAAAAGATAAGTATAGAGTTTATATTGATGACAGAGATATAAGACCTGGAAGAAAGTTTAATGATTGGGAAATAAAGGGAGTGCCTTTGAGAATTGAAATAGGCCCAAAAGATATTGAAAATAAAAAAATAACTCTATTTAGAAGAGATACTATGGAGAAGTTCCAAGTAGATGAGTCACAATTAGAAAATGTTATAGAAAAAACTTTAAATAATATTATGGAAAACATTAAAAATATATCTTGGAAAAAATTTGAAAACTTTATAACAATTATGGATAGTTTAGATACTGATAAAATTAAAGAAATACTTTCTCAAAGAAAAGGAATAATATTAATCCCATTTAATGAAGAAATTTATAATGAAAAACTTGAAGAAAAGGTGGAAGCAACTATTTTAGGAGAAACTGAATATAAAGGAAATAAGTATATTGCAATAGCTAAAACTTATTAATTTATTTTTATTTTAAATACTTATTATATAATATATTTACTTTTAATAGAATAATTAATGTTAATTAATTATTAATATTTAAGGTGAAAAAATGGAACCTTTAAAAGGAACGACTACTGTTGGTTTAATTTGTGATGATGCTGTAATATTGGCAACTGACAAAAGAGCATCTATGGGTAATTTAGTAGCGGATAAAAATGCTAAAAAATTATATAAAATAGATGATTATATTGCAATAACAATTGCTGGTAGTGTTGGAGATGCACAGGCAATAGTTAGAATGTTATCAGCTGAAGCAAGATTATATAAAATGAGAACAGGCAAATATATTTCTCCATTAGCGTGTGCTACATTATTAAGTAATATACTACATTCAAGTAGATACTTCCCTTTTTTAACACAAATAATTATTGGAGGCTATGATTTGACTGATGGGCCTAAATTATTTTCATTAGATCCATTAGGAGGGATGAATGAAGAAACTAATTTTATTGCCACAGGTTCAGGTTCTCCTATTGCTTATGGAGTTTTAGAGGCAGAATATGAAAAAGATATGTCTGTTGAAGATGGATTAAAATTAGCAGTAAAAGCATTAAAATCTGCTATGGAGAGAGATGCTTATTCAGGTAATGGAATATCATTAGCTGTAATAACGAAAGAGGGTGTAAAAATATTGGAAGATGACGAAGTTGAAAAAATTTTAAAAAAAATACAAACAAAATCTAAAAAATCTACAAAAAGAAGTAGAAAAAAAAGTAAATAAAATTTAATTTTAATTCTATTTTTATATATTTTAATTTTAGAGTCTTTTATGTAATCTAAAATTTAATTTTTTATCATTTTTGTTTTAAATTAATTTAAAAGTTTTAAAATTTTAGGAGGAGGATTATTTTGCCAGCAGAAGAAATTTTAGAAAATATAAAAAAAGAAATAATAAAAAAATCTCCAAAAGGCGCAAAAATAGTCGATGTTCAATTTGAGGGACCTGAAGTAGTTATTTATGTAAAAAATCCAGAAATCTTTACGAATGAAATTATAAAAAATCTCGCTAAGGATTTAAGAAAAAGAATTTCAATTAGACCAGATCCATCTGTTTTAGTGGAACCAGAAATTGCCAAAAAGAAAATTTTAGAAATAGTTCCCGAAGAGGCGGAAATAACAAACTTTGTTTTTGATGCAAACACTGGAGAGGTTATAATAGAATCAAAAAAACCTGGATTAGTTATAGGTAAAGAAGGTAAAACATTAGAAATGATTAAAAAAGCAATAAGATGGGCTCCTAAACCCGTAAGAACTCCACCAATTCAATCTGAAACAATTAAAGCAATTAGAGCAACATTATATAGAGAAAGGGATGAAATTAAAGAAATTTTAAGAAGAATTGGAAGAAGGATTCATAGAGATGTCATTGTTAGAGGAGATTACTGGATAAGAGTTTCTTTTTTAGGTGGAGCGAGAGAGGTTGGACGATCTTGTCTATATGTTCAAACACCAGATACGAGAGTATTAATTGACTGTGGAATTAATGTTGCCTGTGAAGATAAAGCATTTCCTTATTTTGATGCTCCAGAATTTTCAATTGAAGATTTAGACGCTGTTATAGTTACTCATGCCCATTTAGACCATTGTGGCTTTGTTCCAGGATTATTTAGATACGGTTATGACGGTCCAGTA
Coding sequences:
- a CDS encoding geranylgeranylglyceryl/heptaprenylglyceryl phosphate synthase, whose protein sequence is MEIKIGKVEKKLTQIIEEEGAVYLTLLDPEEENIEEISEKIKDYADAIMVGGSIGIIDLDEKVKTIKKITKLPILLFPGNVDGLSKYADAVFYMSLMNSTNTYWVVTAPTLGAITILKYKLEPIPMAYLCIEPVRKTAVGYIGEIREIPQNKPNITAMYCLSAKFFGMRWAYLEAGSGAEYPVNNETIALSKKLSNINIIVGGGIRKPEIAYEKVLAGADAIVTGNLLEKNPNAVEMMYDAIKRAGKEKLKNKVK
- a CDS encoding 3-dehydroquinate synthase II is translated as MKFGWVRVTGDNWEDKKEIVKMALESSIPVIVAEPEDIEKIKELGNIKVASNSLDADIVLINKDDNLEFLKEAKNLGKETAIYIPIESKEDEEFASEVARYGFVDNIILEGRDWTIIPLENLIADLFNRDVKIIASVDSVDEAKVAYEILEKGTDGVLFNLKNIEDIKELSKLIEDMNKEKVKLDVATITKVEPIGSGDRVCIDTCSLMNIGEGMLIGSYSRGLFLVHSETVENPYVSTRPFRVNAGPVHAYILCPGNKTKYLSELKAGDKVLIVDKDGNAREAIVGRVKIERRPLILIEAEYKGDIIRTILQNAETIRLVNEKGEPVSVVDLKPGDKVLIRPDEYARHFGMAIKETIIEK
- the hxlB gene encoding 6-phospho-3-hexuloisomerase, with the protein product MEELEIVLQNINILKNFYIEDEWKQKMNLLVHKIINAKKIFVFGVGRSGYVGRSFAMRLMHLGFNSYFVGDTTTPSYEKDDLLILITGSGKTESVLIVAKKAKKINNNIVAIVCESGSIIKLVDLTIQLPIKKSNYLPMGTAFEEMALIFLDLVIAEIMKKLNLDESEIIKRHCNLL
- the sucD gene encoding succinate--CoA ligase subunit alpha; the protein is MILLDENTRAIVQGITGKQGSFHTKKMLECGTKIVGGVTPGKGGMNVHGVPVFDTVKEAVKETDANASVIFVPAPFAKDAVFEAIDAGLDLIVVITEHIPIQDTMEFVNYAEDLGVKIIGPNTPGIASPKVGKLGIIPMEVLNVGNIGIVSRSGTLTYEIAHQIKKAGLGVSTCVGIGGDPITGLRYKEILELFEEDDETEAVVLIGEIGGGAEEEASKFIKKMKKPVIGYIAGQSAPEGKRMGHAGAIIEKGKGTAESKMKALKEAGAYVAKRISDIPKILIEINRD
- a CDS encoding MJ1244 family protein, with the protein product MSKRVLLKLFIEEKNINKAINIMTMAKISGFFLHKYRGISADKFKTLKKEDLEDINKVYEIINKESDKAVIIGTVVKEEKSKKIEELLKEKMLNDKWTLIKIPILKVKVHKV
- a CDS encoding MJ1244 family protein, with product MKILLYLFVESENVGKAINALSEGGITGFFLYDYKGMSPQDWHGFLLDEDPEMAIKAVSDLAQNAILIGTVVSESKLMELEKIIDEKLADCKYTIIEIPIEGIIVNMP
- a CDS encoding DUF134 domain-containing protein codes for the protein MGRRGRPKIPRFISEEPKFRIFKPHGVPFGHLDKVVLTVDELEAIRLVDYMDFTQEEAAKLMGISRRVLWSLLKEGRKKISDALINGKIIIIEGGFYKIRECGFCMRNRFGIKKHCRNINNMNGE
- the atwA gene encoding methyl coenzyme M reductase system, component A2 is translated as MILLEVNNVTKKFGDKVVLKNISFKLEEGESLGILGRSGAGKSVLLHMLRGMEGYEPTEGNIIYHVSYCEKCGYVDVPSKAGSPCKKCGNTLKKIDVDFWNDKKYTYNLKKKIAIMLQRTFALYGEKTVIENILEALYQAGYEGKEAINKALELIKMVKLEHRITHIARDLSGGEKQRVVLARQIAKEPFIFLADEPTGTLDPQTAKLVHKALKDLVINNNISLILTSHWPEVIAELTERAIWLDKGEIIMEGTSEEVYNKFMESVKEFQKPKVEIEIKEDIIKLEHISKHYCSVERGVIKAVDDVTLNIRENEIFGIVGTSGAGKTTLAKIIAGVLPPSKGKYWFRVGDEWVDMTKPGLNGRGRAKRYIGILFQEYALYPHRTILENLTEAIGLELPDEFARMKAVYTLTSVGFSEEEAEEILDKYPNELSVGERHRCALAQVLIKEPRVVILDEPTGTMDPITRNIVAESILKSRIELEQTYIIVSHDMDFVLNVCDRAGLMRNGKLIKVGKPEEIVPLLTKEEKQEMFNK
- the proS gene encoding proline--tRNA ligase → MEFSEWYSEILEKAGIYDVRYPIKGCGIYLPYGFKIRKYTFEIIRDLLDKSGHEEVLFPLLIPENLLAKEGEHIKGFEDEVYWVTHGGKNPLDVKLALRPTSETAIYYMMKLWVKVHTDLPIKIYQIVNTFRYETKHTRPLIRLREIMTFKEAHTAHSTKEEAENQIKEAISIYKKFFDTLGIPYLISKRPEWDKFPGAEYTVAFDTIFPDGRAMQIATVHNLGQNFSRTFEIIFETPTGDKDYAYQTCYGISDRVIASIIAIHGDEKGLILPPIVAPIQIVIVPLIFKGQEDLVLNKAEEIYKRLKDKYRVYIDDRDIRPGRKFNDWEIKGVPLRIEIGPKDIENKKITLFRRDTMEKFQVDESQLENVIEKTLNNIMENIKNISWKKFENFITIMDSLDTDKIKEILSQRKGIILIPFNEEIYNEKLEEKVEATILGETEYKGNKYIAIAKTY
- the psmB gene encoding archaeal proteasome endopeptidase complex subunit beta encodes the protein MEPLKGTTTVGLICDDAVILATDKRASMGNLVADKNAKKLYKIDDYIAITIAGSVGDAQAIVRMLSAEARLYKMRTGKYISPLACATLLSNILHSSRYFPFLTQIIIGGYDLTDGPKLFSLDPLGGMNEETNFIATGSGSPIAYGVLEAEYEKDMSVEDGLKLAVKALKSAMERDAYSGNGISLAVITKEGVKILEDDEVEKILKKIQTKSKKSTKRSRKKSK